atctatttgttttttcttatcCATCCTCATACAGTTACTTTTATCTGTCTTCATAACACTCTGACTGTTCACTCTGTTCTCAGtctctcctgctctttcttctcctaGACAAACTGTTCAGGCATCAATTTAGTGATCTTAAGTGCAACActcagaggaggagaaaacaagTTTGCAGGCTGAACATCTGTCCAAGAGGTCCTCAGTCCTCCTACTTTGCCTGGGGAAAAGCATTTGTCtgagatttattttctcctgtagAGCAGCGAACAGTAATGTTAAATGCTTAAGCACAAGTAATTGATAAGACAGCAGAGAGAGCTTCTCTATAAAAAGAGAAGCTCTCTCTTCTCCTGGCGGACATGAACAGATGCAGCCATGctgtaaatatttcactgtttaAATAGACATGTACATCTACATTGTTGATGCAATATAGGTAAAAGACACAGATAATAATGTATgattacatatatatatatgtatgatAATACATAGTATCATGTAGAGGTGAGTATATTTCAGAAGACTGACCCATCCACCCATCTTCTAATTTTAAGGCATCAGCCTCTTGCCCAGCAGGATCACAGGTCCTGCAGAACACCTGAGGCTTTTCCAGGAATGGAGACCGAACCTTGCAGAGTATTTCTACCCACTGCTGCTCCACTTACTTgctactgaaacaaaacaaaaaagcaaaacaaaacaaaacaaaacaaaaaaaaaaaaaaacaacaaaaaaacccaccccaaaccaaaaaatcgTTTCAGGAAGCTGGAAGACGAGTAAATGGATGAAGCGTTCGGTCCCACCCGAGGAGCCTCCGtgccctccctcctgctcccactcaCTCTCGGATCGAGGCCGGCTCCGTGTCAGCCGCCGCCCGGTACCGCCGCTCCCCGCGCCCAACTGCCCGGGCCGGACCCTCCCGGCAGCCACCGCCCCGCGGGCGGGGCGAGACCGGCGCCGGGGCCACTGCGCTCCgtgggcggggcggggagggccGAGCACCTCCGCGGGAGCGGTCGCGGGGGAGTCGCTGGCAGTAGCAGGTGTCTCCCGCCCGCGAGCCCTGGCCATCTCTGCAGGCTCCCGGCATCCTACGCTGCGCCGAGGCGGCAGGCGCGGCGGcagctccaccaccaccacctgtGGCGGCGGGATGGCGGAGTTCGACATCAGCGCGGAGGCAGTGATGGGCTTCCTGAgggagcgcggcgggcgggTGTGCAACACCGAGCTGGTTAGCGCCTTCCGGCCGTTGCTGGAGGCCAGCGggcccggtgccggtgccggggaggcagaggggcgggcggcgcggcgggagcggtTCAAGGCGGCGGTGAACGCCGTGGCCACGGTGAAGGAGATCGACGGCGTCAAGTTTGTGGTGCTGAAGCGGCAGCTGCGCGCTGCCCCTGTCCCGATTTCCTTCCCCGACTCGGACCCCGTCGGGACGTCCCCCGAGGAGCCGCCCGGGCCGCGGGCCGTGGCCGAGCTGCGGGGCCTGTTccagggcggcggcggcgctgtGCCTCTGCCCGGCGGCGCGTGGGGAGCTCGGCGGGAGCCGCCGCCCAAGCCCTGCATGCTCCCCGTCCGCTGGGTGCTACCTCCCGCTGCCCCAGGGCCGCCCGAGGAGGCAGtcaccccgctgtcccccccaCCGCCTGACGAGGAGACCGGGTCCCGCTCGCCCGGGCTGCGGAGGGGGCCCAAGAACCACCGGGCCAGCGAGGAGACGGTGGTGCCCCTGGAGCAGGCGGAGCACCAGTGGCTGGTGCTGGCGGCCGACGGGCAGTGGACACAGCAGCTCCACGGGCTGCTTCTGGGCGACGCCAGCCTGGCGGCTCGCAGGGACTTTATCTCCGGCTTCACCGCCCTGCACTGGGCCGCTAAGAGCGGCAACTGCGACATGGTGACCAACATCATCCGAGCGGCCGAGAAGGGCGGGTCCCGTGTCAATGTGGATGCCAGGTCGCATGGTGGCTACACGGCACTGCACCTGGCTGCCATACACGGCCAGGAGAAGATCATCACCATGCTCGTCTACAGCTACCATGCCAAGATTGACCTGAGGGACTACAGCGGGAAGAAGCCACACCAGTACTTAAAGGAAGGGGCATCCCTTACAATTAGGCGCTTGCTGGGGGACCCTAGCCTTTCCCAAAACATGGAGCACTCCATGCCCATCAAGAAGTCCACAAAGCTTGCGGCTTCAATCTTGAGCTCCACTAGCACTTTTCTGGGGGTCATATCTGATGACATGGCTTTCTACGATCTCACCAAAGGTTTAAGGAAGCCTTCCACTTTAAACAAGCTTCTAGCTGCCACTACGGGCCCAAGGAGGAAGCCAAAGACCAGAGGGGGCTTCCCTTCATATTCCTCACTCTCTGAGGTAacggaggaggaggaagaggttgTCGTGAAACGCAGACCCGTTTCTGAGCTGTTCTTTGGCCACTAGCCTCCGCCTTACTGTGATCAAAATGGTTTAATAGCACAGCTGGTGTCTCAGCTTTCTCTTGCAGAagcagtttggattttttctctCCGCGTCTGTCTTTTTGGATGTTTAACTGAATCAGTGATAGGGTCTACATCCAAAGTCCACAGCATGAAGCCTGGCTCCATATGCCTGTGGAAAGGGAGCTGCCAAGAAGTGCTATCCATGCTGTATATACCATTGTGCTGATGTATTGGTGGAGACCACAAACTTTATACTTACTGGTTGAAAAACTAAAACAACTTATGTGTGTGTAGACAGGTGAAAATGCCTGAGGTGCAGCCTTCTTGATCTGTGTTCCtcagctggagagcagaaacAAGGTGAAGGATTGCGTATTTTACACTGTGAACAGCAAGCTGGTAGCTGGCTATTTTAACAAGGCCTGTTATCTAGCAGGATTAAATTATCGGAGGAAAGATGCATAGTTTTCTATAATGTTTCTGATTATTTTGGTAGCAGAAGAAGGATATTTCTATTTACAAAAATTGCAtactttttcaaaacaaagtttcTCACTATCAGAAATACTAACATAACAATCTCAATTGTTGTCTGATGCATTTTATTAGATGAATTACTTAAAAGGATAGACCCTGACCTTCAGCGCTCGAGTCACCGTGACTTGTCTACCTCAGTTTGAAAGCTGGCTagtgatttgtttttctctcttcctgaaAGACTTTTTGACCAGGTGGTACTTAACCACATGTCTTGATGATACTGTGAACATTTAAACTTTACTGTAGTTCAGTCAACTTAATCTGAATAAAAACCTTCTTGATATTTGATAGTGAAAAACTGAGCTGAAAAACTGGGAATTGGATCCGTCAGAGTTTCTGAGTAGCCTACTGGAAACAAAGTTAGGCTTGTATgtctgattatttttgtttaaaacttgGCCTTTCTTTTTGacctatttaaaataaatatctataAACATTGGGCTTTATGTAATGTTAGGTGTTTCATGACAGAACCTCTGCATGACCTCTTGAAGCAGTGTTTATTTCAACAGTGGGAATAATTGACCTAAAACTaactcttcttcttcttttatatGATAAACATAATTGTTCTATATATAGAACTAGACGTAGCTCAAAAAGCATGGTAACTGCAggttaaataatttatttgcagtaagattattatttttttaattactgcttGGTTAAAGTTAATGCAAAGAGGCAGAGCTATGAACAGAAACTGTCCAACTTCTGGGGCAAGTCTGCTAAACCAGCATGTTTTCTCTAAAACTGTGACTAGAAACCTGTATCATTGAGAGGTGCTGAaggtgagagcagtgctgcagtggcTCTGTTTGGGTTTCTGCACTGAAACACTTGTTTGCATGCTTTGCCTTTCCTTCCAAGTCAGTGGCTTCaggaatgttttcagtttttccgCCTTGCATTAAACCTAGTACTTGTAATTGGTTCTAATTGACTTGTCCCAAACACACACAAGGAATGCTGTAGGACTGAAGATGGAGGCACTGCCCTCTTTACTTCAAAACACTCTCCCTGAAGTTCCTGGAGTTGGTGACATTCGTCGGGAGTGTAATCAGAGGTTGCAGCCAGGTCAGATCCAGTTCTAGGAAGAGACTGGATTATTCTGGATGGGTCTGCTTCTGTATTTAACTAATTAAGTTGTTAAGCAAAGGTTAATGATCAAGCACCTCATGATTTCTGTATCTGGAGtagggtttaaaaaaataaagtccagTTTGCTCTCTAGCTGTTGGTGCGACCATTGACCAGCTTGATCCTTTGGAGCCTTGATTTGTGCTGCACTCTGTCAGCTTGCAGAGTTCCTGGAAAAAAAGGgctctgttttaaaatgtctttccaAGTGTACTGACATAAAcgactttttaaaaaaaaatattttaataatttaaaaaaaaaatttcctgaaaCCATAGAAGTGTGTATGTGCATTCATGTTACCTCTGAGGCACTGACACTGCCTGGTGAAAGCATTCTGTTTCTGTGGGAATTGCAAACACTCCAGTTTGGCTTGGACTTACGGAGAAGTTTGTTCAATAATTATGGGTATAAGCTTGATACCTGTCCAAACACCATAGCTCTATGAACTTTAGTGCTCATTCAGAGTCAAGCCTACATGAGCCAGAGACAGGATTCAAGGATGGAgtgttttgtgtttaaaaacCCCACCTGACTAACTTGGAGAGTGTGGTTGTGATTTCACCCCCGGGAAAGTAGGGAGAAGGTTTCATTGCTTCTCTATTGTTCTGTTAAAGAAGTCACAGCTGAGATAAGATTCATTGCAACATG
Above is a window of Corvus moneduloides isolate bCorMon1 chromosome 15, bCorMon1.pri, whole genome shotgun sequence DNA encoding:
- the SOWAHA gene encoding ankyrin repeat domain-containing protein SOWAHA — translated: MAEFDISAEAVMGFLRERGGRVCNTELVSAFRPLLEASGPGAGAGEAEGRAARRERFKAAVNAVATVKEIDGVKFVVLKRQLRAAPVPISFPDSDPVGTSPEEPPGPRAVAELRGLFQGGGGAVPLPGGAWGARREPPPKPCMLPVRWVLPPAAPGPPEEAVTPLSPPPPDEETGSRSPGLRRGPKNHRASEETVVPLEQAEHQWLVLAADGQWTQQLHGLLLGDASLAARRDFISGFTALHWAAKSGNCDMVTNIIRAAEKGGSRVNVDARSHGGYTALHLAAIHGQEKIITMLVYSYHAKIDLRDYSGKKPHQYLKEGASLTIRRLLGDPSLSQNMEHSMPIKKSTKLAASILSSTSTFLGVISDDMAFYDLTKGLRKPSTLNKLLAATTGPRRKPKTRGGFPSYSSLSEVTEEEEEVVVKRRPVSELFFGH